The proteins below come from a single Arthrobacter sp. B1I2 genomic window:
- a CDS encoding glycosyltransferase, producing MSADRPSGDAVNDAAVQLRVSIVIPAYNEESVIRQCLIAAIYQSVPAHEIIVVDNLSKDRTADIVRQMQLEYPESPIILLSQDREQGLIPTRNFGLDSATGDILGRIDADSIVEPDWVEQVQKAFADPSVQAATGPVVYYDMPMRRFGLKADDKMRQLMLKLAKHQYHFLFGSNMALRATAWEIIRSETCRDEKDEMHEDIDLSLHLADHELPVRYWPQMVSGMSARRLEDSPRDYRYYVTRFDRTYKAHNVRKMALKAPMVVFFSVYFPAKLLRAIHTVNTAQPVRRGGQ from the coding sequence ATGTCAGCCGATCGACCCTCTGGGGATGCCGTGAACGACGCAGCCGTACAGCTCCGCGTGTCCATTGTCATCCCGGCATACAACGAGGAAAGCGTAATTAGGCAGTGCCTCATAGCTGCCATCTACCAGTCCGTTCCCGCCCACGAGATCATCGTGGTGGACAACCTTTCGAAGGACCGGACCGCTGACATTGTCCGCCAAATGCAGCTGGAGTATCCGGAAAGCCCCATCATCCTGCTGAGCCAGGACCGGGAACAGGGCCTTATCCCCACCCGCAACTTCGGGCTGGACAGTGCCACCGGGGACATCCTGGGGCGGATTGACGCAGACTCCATCGTGGAACCCGACTGGGTGGAGCAGGTGCAGAAGGCCTTCGCGGACCCGTCCGTGCAGGCTGCCACCGGCCCCGTGGTGTACTACGACATGCCGATGCGCCGTTTTGGGCTCAAGGCGGACGACAAAATGCGCCAGCTCATGTTGAAGCTGGCCAAGCACCAATACCATTTCCTGTTCGGCTCCAACATGGCCCTGCGCGCCACTGCCTGGGAAATAATCCGCTCCGAGACCTGCCGGGACGAGAAGGACGAGATGCACGAGGATATCGATTTGTCCCTGCATCTGGCCGACCATGAGCTTCCGGTCCGCTACTGGCCGCAGATGGTGTCCGGGATGTCGGCAAGGCGGCTGGAGGATTCGCCGCGGGACTACCGCTACTACGTCACCCGGTTTGACCGGACCTACAAGGCCCACAATGTCAGGAAGATGGCGCTCAAGGCCCCCATGGTGGTCTTCTTCTCGGTGTATTTCCCGGCCAAGCTCCTACGGGCCATCCACACCGTCAATACAGCCCAGCCAGTGCGCCGCGGCGGTCAATAG
- a CDS encoding DUF721 domain-containing protein, whose protein sequence is MSSEQDGGRQPGREPDNIDAPQAALNRMREAAAARGEVRRRVARPGSQKAKGGIRDTRGFSQFHATGRDPLGLGKVVGRLVAERGWTSPVAVGSVMAEWATLVGPEISAHCTPESFTDTTLHVRCDSTAWATQLRLLSSSLLEKFRRELGDGVVTSIQVLGPSAPSWRKGGRSVNGRGPRDTYG, encoded by the coding sequence ATGAGCAGTGAGCAGGACGGCGGGCGGCAGCCCGGCCGCGAGCCTGACAACATCGATGCCCCGCAGGCCGCGCTGAACCGGATGCGCGAAGCCGCGGCCGCGCGTGGTGAAGTCCGCCGCAGGGTGGCCCGGCCGGGCTCGCAAAAGGCTAAAGGCGGTATCCGTGACACCCGGGGCTTCAGCCAGTTCCATGCCACCGGCCGCGATCCATTGGGCTTGGGAAAGGTTGTTGGACGGCTCGTGGCAGAGCGCGGCTGGACCTCGCCGGTGGCCGTCGGCTCCGTCATGGCGGAGTGGGCCACCCTGGTGGGACCCGAAATCTCGGCCCACTGCACACCCGAAAGCTTTACCGACACCACCCTGCACGTGCGGTGCGATTCCACTGCCTGGGCCACCCAGCTCAGGCTTTTGAGCAGCAGCCTCCTCGAGAAATTCCGCCGGGAACTCGGAGACGGCGTGGTGACCAGCATCCAGGTACTGGGCCCCTCGGCACCGAGCTGGCGCAAGGGTGGACGCAGTGTCAACGGCCGCGGCCCCCGGGACACGTACGGATAG
- a CDS encoding DMT family transporter gives MNFFLAALGVLGVASSGPLIAATLGATSVSALAIAFWRNAIGAAVMATPTLVRQPRQFGMVTRGEFRWSSLAAVALALHFACFITSLQLTSVAAATALVCLQSAWIAVFQLFRGTRHRWQVLAGLGIAFGGVVAITGFDLGASPQALIGDLLAMAGGALAGLYTLAGGKARQSMTTGTYTTLCYGMCAAIVAVLALIAGQPLAGFEPAGWLGIAAITVCAQLVGHTAFNHLLATMSPLIVSMIILLEIPGAALLAAVFLQETLPAGTYAGLGLILAGLAVVVLGQRSAGRRSGRANRRGSAPGGEPPSERLAELGTD, from the coding sequence ATGAACTTCTTCTTGGCGGCCCTCGGCGTCCTTGGTGTCGCTTCATCCGGTCCCCTGATTGCGGCTACGCTCGGCGCCACCAGCGTCAGCGCCCTGGCTATTGCGTTCTGGCGCAACGCCATCGGAGCGGCTGTCATGGCCACTCCCACCCTGGTCCGGCAGCCCCGCCAGTTTGGCATGGTGACCCGCGGTGAGTTCCGCTGGTCGTCGCTGGCCGCCGTCGCCCTTGCACTGCACTTCGCCTGCTTCATCACCTCGTTGCAGCTCACCTCTGTAGCGGCAGCCACAGCCCTGGTCTGCCTGCAGTCCGCCTGGATCGCCGTCTTCCAGCTTTTCCGGGGAACCCGCCACCGCTGGCAGGTTCTGGCCGGGCTGGGCATCGCCTTCGGCGGCGTTGTGGCCATCACCGGCTTCGACCTGGGAGCCTCCCCGCAGGCCCTCATCGGAGACCTGCTGGCCATGGCCGGCGGCGCGCTGGCAGGCCTGTATACGCTTGCTGGCGGCAAGGCACGGCAAAGCATGACCACCGGAACCTATACCACGCTCTGCTACGGGATGTGCGCCGCCATTGTGGCCGTGCTGGCCCTGATCGCCGGACAGCCCCTGGCGGGCTTCGAGCCCGCAGGATGGCTGGGCATCGCAGCCATCACCGTGTGCGCGCAACTCGTCGGCCACACGGCGTTCAACCACTTGCTGGCTACCATGAGCCCGCTCATCGTCTCCATGATCATCCTCCTGGAGATCCCGGGGGCTGCGCTGCTGGCGGCTGTGTTCCTGCAAGAGACCCTGCCGGCGGGCACATACGCGGGGCTCGGCCTGATCCTGGCCGGACTGGCCGTCGTGGTCCTGGGGCAACGCAGCGCGGGCAGGCGGTCCGGCCGGGCAAACCGGCGCGGATCGGCACCCGGGGGCGAGCCGCCGTCGGAGCGCCTCGCGGAGCTGGGGACGGACTGA
- the rnpA gene encoding ribonuclease P protein component, with product MLATRNRLRTSTDFSTTVRSGVRNGRRNVVLYAAAIDADEPSRIGFIVSKSVGNAVVRNLVKRRLREAGAASLREHGTGLAIVVRALPASASASWDQLLSDYNAALESTVNRLAGRPPRAAAKGSAGTTQEGTTRV from the coding sequence GTGCTGGCCACCCGCAACCGCCTGAGGACCTCAACCGATTTTTCAACAACTGTACGTTCCGGTGTCCGCAATGGGCGCCGGAACGTAGTGTTATATGCGGCAGCTATCGATGCCGACGAACCCAGCCGGATCGGGTTCATTGTTTCCAAGAGTGTAGGGAACGCTGTGGTCAGGAACCTCGTTAAGAGGAGACTGAGAGAAGCAGGTGCTGCATCGTTGCGTGAGCACGGTACGGGACTCGCTATCGTGGTGCGGGCGCTTCCTGCGTCCGCTTCCGCCAGCTGGGACCAGCTGCTGTCGGACTACAACGCTGCACTGGAATCTACGGTGAACCGGCTGGCTGGCCGCCCTCCACGGGCTGCCGCGAAAGGTTCAGCCGGTACAACACAGGAGGGGACAACGCGTGTCTAA
- the dnaN gene encoding DNA polymerase III subunit beta produces MKFRVDRDVLAEAVTWTARSLSPRPPVPVLSGLLLKAEAGTVSLSSFDYETSARLEITADIRDEGTILVSGRLLADICRSLPSAPVDVETDGNKVTLTCRRSSFHLATMPEAEYPPLPALPAISGTVPGDAFAQAVSQVIIAASKDDTLPILTGVRMEIEDDLITLLATDRYRLAMREVPWKPVTPGISTSALVKAKTLNEVAKTLGNSGDINLALSDDDSRLIGFESGGRTTTSLLVDGDYPKIRSLFPESTPIHATVQTQELVEAVRRVSLVAERNTPVRLAFTAGLLNLDAGTGEDAQASEELEAQLSGDDITVAFNPHYLIEGLSVIETKFVRFSFTTAPKPAMITAQAEADGEDQDDYRYLVMPVRLPN; encoded by the coding sequence GTGAAGTTCAGAGTCGATCGGGACGTCCTGGCAGAAGCCGTCACATGGACAGCCCGGTCGTTGTCTCCGCGGCCGCCAGTGCCTGTCCTCTCCGGCCTGCTTTTGAAGGCTGAAGCAGGAACCGTCAGCCTCTCCAGCTTCGACTATGAGACCTCGGCAAGGCTGGAAATCACGGCAGATATCAGGGACGAAGGCACCATTCTGGTTTCGGGCCGGCTGCTCGCCGACATCTGCCGAAGCCTGCCTTCTGCGCCGGTGGACGTCGAAACCGATGGCAACAAAGTCACGCTTACCTGCCGTCGAAGCAGCTTCCACCTGGCCACAATGCCTGAAGCCGAATACCCCCCACTGCCTGCCCTGCCTGCGATCAGCGGAACCGTTCCGGGGGACGCCTTTGCCCAGGCCGTTTCCCAGGTCATCATCGCCGCAAGCAAGGACGACACGCTTCCCATCCTCACCGGCGTGCGGATGGAGATAGAGGACGACCTCATCACGCTTCTGGCGACGGACCGTTACCGGCTGGCGATGCGCGAAGTACCCTGGAAGCCAGTCACTCCCGGCATCTCCACCAGTGCCCTGGTTAAGGCCAAAACCCTGAACGAGGTAGCCAAGACATTGGGCAACAGCGGGGACATCAACCTCGCACTCTCCGACGACGACAGCCGGCTCATCGGATTCGAAAGCGGCGGCCGCACCACCACGTCGCTGCTGGTGGATGGTGACTACCCCAAGATCCGTTCCCTGTTCCCCGAGTCCACCCCCATCCACGCCACGGTCCAGACCCAGGAACTGGTGGAAGCCGTGCGCCGTGTCTCGCTCGTTGCGGAACGCAACACCCCGGTCAGGCTCGCCTTCACCGCGGGCCTGCTGAACCTGGACGCCGGCACCGGCGAGGACGCCCAGGCATCCGAAGAGCTCGAGGCGCAGCTGTCCGGCGATGACATCACCGTGGCTTTCAACCCGCATTACCTGATCGAGGGCCTCAGCGTCATCGAGACCAAGTTTGTCCGGTTCTCATTCACCACGGCGCCCAAGCCGGCCATGATCACGGCCCAGGCAGAGGCCGATGGCGAAGACCAGGACGACTACCGCTACCTCGTGATGCCCGTCCGCCTTCCCAACTAG
- the recF gene encoding DNA replication/repair protein RecF (All proteins in this family for which functions are known are DNA-binding proteins that assist the filamentation of RecA onto DNA for the initiation of recombination or recombinational repair.), translated as MYLEHLSLTDFRSYAQVDLALGPGVTVLVGYNGIGKTNLMEAIGYLATLSSHRVSSDAPLLRFGTDRALVRARLVRGTQTTVLELEINAGRANRGRINRSNPVRARDLLGICQTVLFAPEDLALVKGDPSNRRRFLDELLASLIPHHAATRSDYDRVLKQRNALLKSARAGKFTAAHESTLDVWDQHMARAGAELLHARLELVERLRPHLARAYAGLTDGTKAADATYRSTLQNQMDDDGVPAGSAQRTAAGGSSDEQDDLRLLSVEQLTERYVQAFAESRKKELERGISLVGPHRDELELMLGQAPAKGYASHGETWSMCLSLRLASYYVMLDDARTGGSAPILILDDVFAELDVQRRRKLAAIVSGAEQVLVTAAVDADIPEELSGRRVKVIPGGIDEQ; from the coding sequence GTGTATCTGGAACACCTTTCACTGACCGACTTCCGCAGTTATGCCCAGGTTGACCTCGCGCTGGGCCCGGGCGTCACCGTCCTGGTGGGGTACAACGGCATCGGCAAGACCAACCTCATGGAGGCCATCGGCTACCTGGCCACGCTCAGCTCACACCGGGTGAGTTCCGATGCACCGCTGCTGAGGTTCGGCACGGACCGGGCCCTCGTGCGTGCCCGGCTGGTACGCGGCACCCAGACCACGGTCCTTGAGCTTGAAATCAACGCAGGCCGTGCCAACCGGGGACGTATCAACCGCAGCAACCCGGTGCGTGCCCGCGACCTGCTCGGCATTTGCCAGACTGTCCTTTTCGCCCCGGAGGACCTGGCATTGGTCAAGGGTGATCCGTCCAACCGCCGCCGTTTCCTGGATGAGCTGCTGGCCAGCCTCATCCCGCACCACGCCGCCACCCGCAGTGACTACGACCGTGTCCTGAAACAACGCAATGCACTGCTCAAGTCCGCGCGGGCCGGAAAGTTCACTGCCGCGCATGAATCGACCCTTGACGTGTGGGACCAGCACATGGCCCGGGCCGGAGCGGAGCTGTTGCACGCCCGGCTGGAGCTGGTGGAACGGCTCCGGCCGCACCTGGCCCGGGCCTACGCGGGGCTCACGGACGGAACCAAAGCGGCTGATGCCACCTACCGCTCAACGCTGCAGAACCAGATGGACGACGACGGCGTTCCGGCCGGAAGTGCGCAGCGCACCGCTGCCGGAGGTTCTTCGGATGAGCAGGATGACCTGCGTCTTCTCTCGGTGGAGCAGCTGACGGAACGGTATGTCCAGGCCTTTGCCGAGTCCCGGAAGAAGGAACTGGAACGGGGCATATCCCTCGTTGGGCCGCACCGCGACGAACTTGAGCTGATGCTGGGCCAGGCGCCCGCCAAGGGATATGCCTCCCATGGGGAAACCTGGTCGATGTGTCTGTCCCTCCGCCTGGCCTCCTACTACGTGATGCTGGACGATGCCCGGACCGGCGGTTCGGCTCCCATCCTCATCCTGGACGACGTCTTTGCTGAACTGGACGTCCAGCGCCGGCGTAAACTTGCGGCTATAGTCTCCGGCGCGGAACAGGTCCTGGTGACCGCCGCCGTCGACGCCGATATTCCGGAAGAGCTGTCCGGGCGGCGGGTGAAAGTCATCCCGGGAGGTATTGATGAGCAGTGA
- the gnd gene encoding phosphogluconate dehydrogenase (NAD(+)-dependent, decarboxylating), which produces MHIGLIGLGKMGFNMRERLRKGGVEVTGYDRNPDVTDAPSVDDLIAAVPAPRIIWVMVPSGAITDAVITELSEKLQPGDLVIDGGNSRFTEDQRHGELLATKGIRFADCGVSGGVWGLQNGYGLMAGGDAADIERALPVFDALRPEGERADSFVHVGGVGAGHYAKMVHNGIEYGLMQAYAEGYELLAAKDIVTDLPGTFRAWQKGTVVRSWLLDLMVKALDEDPGLSSIDDYVEDSGEGRWTVEEAIANAVPAPAITAALFARFASREDNSPAMKMVSALRHQFGGHATRPAK; this is translated from the coding sequence ATGCACATTGGACTGATCGGCCTCGGCAAAATGGGATTCAACATGCGTGAGCGGCTGCGCAAGGGCGGAGTGGAGGTCACTGGCTACGACCGGAACCCCGACGTCACTGATGCCCCCAGCGTCGATGACCTGATAGCCGCTGTCCCTGCGCCCAGGATCATTTGGGTGATGGTTCCGTCCGGGGCCATTACTGATGCCGTGATCACGGAACTCAGTGAGAAACTGCAGCCGGGCGACCTGGTCATCGATGGCGGCAACTCCCGGTTCACCGAAGACCAGAGGCACGGTGAACTGCTTGCCACCAAAGGGATCCGCTTCGCGGACTGCGGTGTTTCGGGCGGCGTCTGGGGCCTGCAGAACGGCTATGGTCTGATGGCCGGCGGCGACGCCGCGGACATCGAGCGCGCCTTGCCGGTCTTTGATGCGCTGCGCCCCGAAGGTGAGCGCGCGGACAGCTTTGTACACGTCGGCGGAGTCGGTGCCGGCCACTACGCCAAGATGGTCCACAACGGGATCGAATACGGCCTGATGCAGGCGTATGCCGAGGGTTATGAACTTCTCGCGGCCAAAGACATCGTCACCGACCTGCCCGGCACATTCCGGGCCTGGCAAAAGGGTACGGTGGTCCGCTCATGGCTGCTTGACCTCATGGTCAAGGCACTGGATGAGGATCCTGGACTGTCCTCGATCGATGATTACGTGGAGGATTCGGGCGAGGGCCGGTGGACAGTGGAAGAAGCCATTGCCAACGCAGTCCCCGCGCCGGCCATCACCGCTGCGCTGTTCGCCCGGTTCGCATCCCGGGAAGACAACTCTCCTGCCATGAAAATGGTTTCCGCGCTGCGCCACCAGTTTGGCGGGCACGCGACCCGTCCCGCCAAGTAG
- the yidD gene encoding membrane protein insertion efficiency factor YidD, with translation MSNATAVVARFREVPAAVGKFLWNLPRNVLILLLMAYRKVVSPLYGPVCRFFPSCSAYALEAVTVHGAVKGSWLAVRRLGHCHPWNAGGVDHVPAGHREWPAGQTPTIVVLNNPDTYLVARTDEEGRSAA, from the coding sequence GTGTCTAACGCCACCGCCGTCGTCGCCCGTTTCCGTGAGGTGCCTGCCGCCGTCGGGAAGTTCCTCTGGAACCTGCCCCGGAACGTCCTCATTCTTCTGCTGATGGCCTATCGCAAGGTGGTTTCGCCCTTGTACGGGCCGGTCTGCAGATTCTTCCCTTCATGCTCGGCCTATGCCCTTGAAGCGGTCACCGTCCATGGCGCCGTCAAGGGAAGCTGGCTCGCAGTCCGGCGCCTTGGCCACTGCCATCCATGGAACGCCGGCGGAGTGGACCACGTCCCCGCCGGTCACAGGGAATGGCCCGCAGGCCAGACCCCCACAATTGTTGTGCTGAACAATCCGGACACGTACCTGGTTGCTCGGACTGATGAAGAAGGCCGCAGTGCGGCCTGA
- the yidC gene encoding membrane protein insertase YidC: MDFFETIMFPFKWLVSVIMVGFHEGLSAIGLPEASGWTWTLSIIGLVLVIRAALIPVFVKQIKAQRGMQLLQPDLKKLQDKYKGKTDQLSRQAMAQEQMAMYKKHGTNPFSACLPMLIQMPFFFALFQVLSGISSAKTQGKGIGAMSQEQVVQFDESSIFGAPLSAALLHGGATNVAVVVLSIVMIIAMTASQFITQKQIMAKNMSEEAMASPFMRQQKMMLYILPIVFGVGGINFPIGVLIYWTTTNLWTMGQQFFVIRRMPTPGSPAAKALAERRAAKGLPALSVLTGKRDEAADAAAAAAVEIKGQRVQPQRKNRKKK; the protein is encoded by the coding sequence ATGGACTTCTTTGAAACAATCATGTTTCCGTTCAAGTGGCTTGTGTCCGTCATCATGGTGGGCTTCCATGAAGGCTTGAGCGCAATCGGCCTGCCGGAAGCGTCGGGCTGGACGTGGACGTTGTCCATCATCGGTCTGGTGCTGGTGATCCGCGCCGCCCTGATCCCGGTATTCGTCAAGCAGATCAAGGCGCAGCGCGGTATGCAGCTGCTCCAACCTGACCTGAAGAAACTGCAGGACAAGTACAAGGGCAAGACCGACCAGCTGTCCCGCCAGGCAATGGCGCAGGAACAGATGGCCATGTACAAGAAGCACGGAACCAACCCGTTCTCCGCGTGCCTGCCCATGCTGATCCAGATGCCCTTCTTTTTCGCCCTGTTCCAGGTTCTTTCCGGCATCAGTTCCGCCAAGACGCAGGGCAAAGGCATCGGTGCCATGAGCCAGGAACAGGTGGTGCAGTTCGATGAGTCCAGCATTTTCGGGGCTCCGCTGTCTGCCGCCCTGCTGCACGGCGGTGCCACCAACGTAGCCGTGGTGGTCCTGAGCATCGTGATGATCATCGCCATGACGGCCTCGCAGTTCATCACCCAGAAGCAGATCATGGCCAAGAACATGTCTGAAGAGGCCATGGCAAGCCCGTTCATGCGCCAGCAGAAAATGATGCTGTACATCCTGCCCATCGTCTTCGGTGTGGGCGGCATCAACTTCCCCATCGGTGTCCTCATCTACTGGACCACCACCAACCTTTGGACCATGGGCCAGCAGTTCTTCGTCATTCGCCGCATGCCGACGCCGGGATCCCCCGCAGCAAAGGCCCTCGCCGAACGTCGCGCCGCCAAGGGCCTGCCCGCCCTGTCTGTGCTGACCGGCAAGCGGGATGAAGCAGCCGATGCCGCCGCGGCTGCCGCAGTTGAGATCAAGGGACAGCGCGTTCAGCCCCAGCGTAAGAACAGGAAGAAGAAGTAA
- a CDS encoding DUF3566 domain-containing protein, with translation MSNSDSFPKPNSTVPDGNRPSAAPRVNAPVRPQQRPAAPAGAPGQRPAAPGQRPEQGDRPAQPGQRPSQGQQGQRPAPAGQRPGQGTPGLVKPAPKAKVRRARLLISRVDPWSVLKMSFLLSVALGIVTVVAAIVLWTVLDLTGIFDQVDSLLGTLAGSESGGFELKKVASLGQVASFATIIAVVNVVLLTALSMLSAVLYNISATLVGGIGVTLTDD, from the coding sequence GTGAGTAATTCCGACTCATTTCCCAAGCCGAACAGTACTGTTCCCGACGGGAACCGCCCCTCAGCGGCACCCCGCGTGAACGCCCCCGTACGTCCGCAGCAGCGGCCGGCCGCTCCTGCCGGCGCTCCAGGCCAGCGCCCTGCGGCCCCGGGCCAGCGCCCGGAGCAGGGAGACCGTCCCGCGCAGCCCGGCCAGCGTCCCTCCCAGGGCCAGCAGGGGCAGCGTCCGGCACCGGCAGGGCAGCGTCCTGGCCAGGGGACCCCAGGGCTGGTCAAGCCGGCGCCGAAGGCGAAGGTCCGCCGGGCCCGGTTGCTGATCAGCAGGGTGGACCCGTGGTCCGTCCTGAAGATGTCGTTCCTGCTCTCCGTGGCACTCGGAATCGTGACCGTGGTGGCCGCCATTGTCCTCTGGACGGTCCTGGACCTGACGGGGATCTTTGACCAGGTGGACAGCCTGCTCGGTACCCTCGCCGGCTCCGAGAGCGGCGGCTTCGAACTGAAGAAGGTGGCCTCGCTGGGACAGGTGGCCTCTTTCGCCACCATCATTGCCGTGGTCAACGTCGTCCTGCTGACGGCGCTGTCCATGCTCTCCGCTGTCCTCTACAACATTTCTGCCACCCTGGTGGGCGGCATCGGCGTTACCCTCACTGACGATTAG
- a CDS encoding Jag family protein translates to MSAESTEHAFSEEIEDQDESVNQDASSAKGSAVSRLEEEGDVAADYLEELLDIADIDGDIDIEVRNGRTYISIVAEEESEGLEGLVGEDGEVLEALQELTRLAVLSATENRSRLVLDINGYRQERTGHLQKIAEDAAASVKETGKSVALEPMSAYERKIVHDAVADLGLVSESEGEGAGRHIVVSAD, encoded by the coding sequence ATGTCAGCCGAGAGCACCGAGCACGCCTTCTCTGAAGAGATCGAAGATCAGGACGAGTCCGTGAACCAGGATGCTTCGTCCGCCAAGGGTTCGGCTGTCAGCCGCCTCGAGGAAGAGGGGGACGTGGCTGCGGACTACCTGGAGGAACTGCTGGACATCGCCGATATCGACGGCGACATCGACATTGAGGTCCGTAACGGCCGGACGTACATCTCCATCGTGGCCGAAGAGGAATCCGAAGGGCTGGAAGGCCTGGTGGGCGAAGACGGCGAGGTCCTTGAAGCCCTCCAGGAGCTCACCAGGCTGGCCGTCCTGTCCGCCACCGAAAACCGTTCCCGGCTTGTCCTGGACATCAACGGCTACCGCCAGGAACGCACCGGGCATCTGCAGAAGATCGCCGAGGATGCCGCAGCTTCCGTGAAGGAAACCGGCAAGTCGGTGGCCTTGGAACCGATGAGCGCCTACGAACGCAAGATCGTGCATGATGCCGTGGCCGACCTCGGCCTGGTCAGCGAGTCCGAGGGCGAAGGCGCCGGACGCCACATTGTTGTTTCCGCAGACTAG
- the dnaA gene encoding chromosomal replication initiator protein DnaA: protein MTVDEANHANTVGSSWRRVVSLLEQDHRVSPRQRGFVILAQAQGLIGSTLLVAVPNELTREVLQTQVKDALDDALHNVFSEDIRCAIDVDTDLVPVHKEPEPVVEPAYAPDQLIEQKPQPMLPSTSHEFGRLNPKYVFDTFVIGSSNRFAHAAAVAVAEAPAKAYNPLFIYGDSGLGKTHLLHAIGHYARRLYSGIRVRYVNSEEFTNDFINSIRDDEGASFKTTYRNVDVLLIDDIQFLAGKDRTLEEFFHTFNSLHNNNKQVVITSDQPPKLLAGFEDRMKSRFEWGLLTDIQPPELETRIAILRKKALSEGLSAPDDALEYIASKISSNIRELEGALIRVTAFASLNRQPVDVALAEMVLKDLITDDGAQEITSAQILQQTADYFKLSMEELCSKSRTRTLVTARQIAMYLCRELTDMSLPKIGQELGGRDHTTVIHADRKIRELMAERRVIYNQVTELTNRIKQQQRDS from the coding sequence ATGACAGTAGACGAAGCCAACCACGCCAATACTGTCGGAAGTTCCTGGCGCCGGGTTGTCAGCCTGCTGGAACAGGACCACCGCGTCTCACCACGCCAGCGGGGCTTTGTCATCCTGGCCCAGGCGCAGGGCCTGATCGGATCCACCCTCCTGGTGGCCGTTCCCAACGAGCTCACCAGGGAAGTGCTGCAGACCCAGGTCAAGGACGCGCTGGACGATGCCCTCCATAACGTCTTCTCCGAAGACATCCGCTGCGCCATCGATGTCGACACCGATCTGGTTCCCGTCCACAAGGAGCCTGAGCCGGTCGTCGAACCCGCTTACGCACCCGACCAGCTGATCGAGCAGAAGCCGCAGCCCATGCTGCCCAGCACTTCCCACGAGTTTGGCCGGCTGAACCCCAAGTACGTCTTCGACACGTTCGTGATCGGTTCCTCGAACCGCTTTGCGCACGCCGCCGCCGTCGCCGTCGCCGAAGCTCCGGCCAAGGCGTACAACCCGCTCTTCATCTACGGCGACTCGGGGCTGGGCAAGACGCACCTCCTGCACGCCATCGGCCACTACGCCCGGCGGCTGTACAGCGGCATCCGCGTCCGCTACGTCAACTCCGAAGAATTCACCAACGACTTCATCAACTCCATCCGCGACGACGAAGGTGCGAGCTTCAAGACCACGTACCGGAATGTGGACGTGCTGCTCATTGATGACATCCAGTTCCTGGCCGGCAAGGACCGGACGCTGGAGGAGTTCTTCCACACCTTCAACTCACTGCACAACAACAACAAGCAGGTGGTCATCACCTCGGACCAGCCGCCCAAGCTGCTGGCAGGGTTCGAGGACCGGATGAAGTCCCGGTTCGAGTGGGGGCTGCTGACGGACATCCAGCCGCCGGAACTCGAGACCCGCATCGCCATCCTCCGCAAGAAGGCACTGAGCGAGGGCCTGTCGGCCCCGGATGATGCCCTGGAGTACATCGCTTCCAAGATTTCCAGCAACATCCGCGAACTTGAAGGTGCACTGATCCGGGTCACGGCCTTCGCAAGCCTGAACCGCCAGCCCGTGGATGTCGCCCTCGCCGAGATGGTCCTCAAGGATCTGATCACGGACGATGGCGCGCAGGAGATTACGTCCGCCCAGATCCTCCAGCAGACGGCTGACTACTTCAAGCTCAGCATGGAAGAACTGTGCAGCAAGTCCCGCACCCGGACGCTGGTGACCGCCAGGCAGATCGCCATGTACCTGTGCCGGGAGCTGACGGACATGTCACTTCCCAAGATCGGGCAGGAACTCGGCGGCCGCGACCACACCACGGTTATCCACGCCGACCGGAAGATCCGCGAACTGATGGCCGAGCGCCGTGTGATTTACAACCAGGTGACGGAGCTGACCAACCGGATCAAGCAGCAACAACGGGACTCCTGA
- a CDS encoding DLW-39 family protein: protein MKKLLVLAAAIAGFLVYRKAQESEAQKTVWSKSTDTVD, encoded by the coding sequence GTGAAGAAGTTGCTTGTACTGGCAGCGGCAATCGCGGGCTTCCTGGTCTACCGGAAAGCACAGGAATCCGAAGCCCAGAAGACAGTCTGGAGCAAGTCAACCGATACGGTTGACTAG
- the rpmH gene encoding 50S ribosomal protein L34, with product MSKRTFQPNNRRRAKKHGFRLRMRTRAGRAILAARRGKGRTELSA from the coding sequence GTGAGCAAGCGGACTTTTCAGCCGAATAACCGCCGTCGAGCCAAGAAGCACGGCTTCCGCCTTCGTATGCGTACCCGTGCCGGCCGTGCCATCCTGGCAGCCCGTCGTGGCAAGGGCCGCACCGAACTGTCGGCCTAA